The Acidobacteriota bacterium genome includes a window with the following:
- a CDS encoding TatD family hydrolase — MTDSHCHIAGEEFAGDLVEVVARARAAGVRRALVILAAEDEAEFARVPVVAAAWPECRFAVGVHPHHANHYAADPQASATAVVARLDALPAVRAIGEIGLDYHYDFSPREVQQAVFRAQLRLAKSRDLPIVIHTREAEDDTLRILAEEGGTDLRGVFHCFTGDSAAADRALATGFYLSIPGVVSFPKAEALRAALTRVPADRLLVETDSPYLAPVPYRGKRNEPAHVAKVVDYVATARGVAPAVVAAETDHNFDALFRP; from the coding sequence GTGACTGACTCACACTGCCACATCGCCGGCGAGGAGTTCGCCGGCGATCTCGTCGAGGTGGTCGCGCGCGCGCGCGCGGCCGGCGTGCGGCGCGCGCTCGTGATCCTGGCGGCCGAAGACGAGGCGGAGTTCGCGCGCGTCCCGGTGGTGGCAGCGGCATGGCCCGAGTGCCGTTTCGCCGTGGGCGTGCATCCGCACCATGCCAATCACTACGCGGCCGATCCGCAGGCGTCGGCGACCGCCGTCGTCGCGCGCCTCGACGCGCTGCCGGCGGTGCGGGCGATTGGCGAGATCGGTCTCGATTACCACTACGACTTCTCCCCGCGCGAGGTGCAGCAGGCGGTGTTTCGGGCCCAGTTGCGGCTGGCGAAGAGCCGCGATTTGCCGATCGTAATCCATACGCGCGAGGCAGAAGATGACACGCTCCGCATCCTCGCCGAAGAGGGCGGCACCGACTTGCGTGGTGTGTTCCACTGCTTCACCGGCGATTCGGCGGCGGCCGACCGCGCCCTGGCGACCGGGTTCTACCTGTCGATTCCCGGAGTGGTGAGCTTTCCCAAGGCCGAGGCGCTGCGAGCTGCGCTCACGCGGGTGCCGGCCGACCGCCTGCTCGTCGAAACCGATAGCCCCTACCTGGCGCCGGTGCCGTACCGCGGCAAACGGAACGAGCCGGCCCACGTGGCCAAGGTCGTCGACTACGTCGCCACGGCCCGTGGAGTGGCGCCAGCGGTCGTCGCCGCCGAAACCGATCACAACTTTGACGCACTGTTCCGGCCGTAG
- the dapF gene encoding diaminopimelate epimerase, which translates to MLSIAKAHAYGNDFLFVPAEPVEGLRLDELSRRLCDRHSGLGGDGVIYYTVAPDGTARMKLINTDGSPSELSGNGLRCLAALVMHQREAGGLAPLTEVRVDTDAGWKTLSLVGRSGGRYTFRAALGHPERVAEETLDAAGERLKVTTLAVGNPQCVALVKELPDLARFHRLGPALATHPRFAEGTNVEFAVVEAPDRVRILIWERGVGPTHASGTGACASAIAAIAHGGAARDIQVMAPGGTQRVEWTGDGVFLTGWAEVVVDGHWVPSHADLS; encoded by the coding sequence ATGCTGTCGATCGCCAAGGCCCACGCCTACGGAAACGATTTTCTGTTCGTCCCGGCCGAACCGGTCGAGGGGCTGCGCCTCGACGAACTGTCGCGGCGGTTGTGCGATCGGCATTCGGGTCTCGGGGGTGACGGCGTCATCTACTACACCGTGGCTCCGGATGGCACGGCGCGGATGAAATTGATCAACACCGACGGCAGCCCGTCGGAGTTGTCGGGCAACGGCTTGCGGTGCCTGGCCGCGCTGGTGATGCATCAACGGGAAGCCGGCGGCCTCGCGCCCCTCACCGAAGTGCGCGTCGACACCGACGCCGGGTGGAAAACCCTGTCACTGGTGGGGCGCAGCGGCGGTCGTTACACCTTTCGCGCTGCGTTGGGACACCCCGAGCGTGTCGCCGAAGAGACGCTGGACGCCGCCGGCGAGCGGCTGAAAGTGACCACCCTGGCCGTTGGCAACCCGCAGTGCGTGGCGCTCGTGAAGGAACTGCCCGACCTCGCGCGGTTTCACCGGCTGGGGCCGGCGCTGGCAACGCATCCGCGCTTCGCTGAAGGTACTAACGTCGAGTTTGCCGTGGTCGAGGCGCCGGACCGCGTGCGCATCCTGATCTGGGAGCGCGGCGTCGGGCCGACCCACGCCTCGGGGACCGGCGCCTGCGCATCGGCCATTGCCGCCATCGCCCATGGCGGTGCGGCCCGCGACATCCAGGTCATGGCCCCAGGCGGCACGCAACGGGTCGAGTGGACCGGCGACGGCGTGTTCCTGACGGGCTGGGCCGAAGTGGTGGTCGACGGCCACTGGGTGCCGTCTCACGCCGACCTCTCGTAG
- a CDS encoding protein kinase: MPLSPGSRLGHYDIVAELGAGGMGAVYRARDSKLNRDVAIKVLLASVADDADRLARFGREAQVLASLNHPNIAAIYGVEETNPAGPAGAGRHMALVMELVEGPTLADRLATGALPLDEALAIARQIAEALLAAHEAGIVHRDLKPANIKVRDDGTVKVLDFGLAKALDPAGGSSANAMNSPTLSVHATQMGLILGTAAYMAPEQARGRAVDRRADIWAFGVVLFEMLTGQRAFEGDDVSITLAAVLKDDVAWTALPADLPTPLRRLLRRCLEKDPRRRLSSIGDARLEMDDVNARADEAPPAAPATVIAAPGSASKAPWIVAAFATIVAVAAVVLWAPWRREADPPKATFEIRVDSSGVVPPLMLALSPDGRQLVARVTEEGIGKLWLRPIERVNGMMLPGTEGGTHPFWSADGRHVGFFADGKLKKVDTLGATPQTVADAGGGRGGTWNGEGVILFAPVANGGLIRIAASGGPQASVSELDRSRGETAHLFPRFLPDGIHFLYLVQSSQPENTGIYVGSLNSKDRKFLVAATTKPEFASPNLLLFLRESTLMAQRLDPITFEMSGDSFQVAEGVGSGPSTGTGGMTVSQNGVLAYRSGGTGGRQLTWIDRTGKVEPSVKPASMYENPRLSPDGARLAVFRAEGGGDIWIDDLARGSSTRFTFDPAADNVPVWSPDGKRIAFVSNRDGGVFNLYVKDAGGTEVEKLLLKTPFNKLINDWSPDGRYILYQEDDPVTKADLWVLPLVGDAKPARVVATPFSEFGASFSPDGRWIAYTSDESGQAQVFVQSFPLAGGKWQISSTSGYYPRWRLDGKELFFDSGGTLMAVDLTGAVPGGAFRAGVPQVLFQGLLNLPPHNYDITPDGRRFLIVSTPTVLDGTAPIVVVLNWMTGLNKQ; encoded by the coding sequence ATGCCCCTGTCTCCAGGTTCCCGTCTCGGTCACTACGACATTGTCGCCGAACTTGGCGCCGGAGGGATGGGCGCGGTGTATCGTGCCCGGGACTCGAAGCTCAATCGAGACGTCGCGATCAAAGTGCTGCTCGCATCGGTTGCCGACGATGCCGACCGCCTGGCGCGCTTTGGCCGCGAAGCGCAGGTCCTGGCGTCGCTGAACCACCCCAACATCGCGGCCATCTACGGGGTGGAAGAGACCAACCCCGCTGGTCCGGCTGGAGCCGGACGCCACATGGCGTTGGTCATGGAGCTGGTGGAAGGGCCGACGCTGGCAGACCGGCTGGCGACCGGCGCGCTCCCTCTGGACGAGGCGCTGGCGATCGCGCGGCAGATTGCCGAGGCCCTGCTCGCCGCGCACGAGGCCGGGATCGTTCATCGCGACCTGAAGCCGGCGAACATCAAGGTGAGAGACGACGGCACCGTCAAGGTGCTGGACTTCGGCCTCGCCAAGGCGCTGGATCCCGCGGGTGGCTCGAGCGCCAACGCCATGAACTCGCCGACGCTCAGCGTCCACGCCACGCAGATGGGCCTGATTCTCGGCACCGCCGCCTACATGGCGCCGGAGCAGGCGCGCGGCCGCGCCGTCGATCGCCGTGCCGACATCTGGGCCTTCGGCGTCGTCCTGTTCGAGATGCTGACGGGTCAGCGTGCGTTCGAGGGCGATGATGTTTCGATCACGCTGGCGGCCGTGCTGAAAGACGATGTCGCCTGGACGGCGCTTCCGGCTGACTTACCGACGCCGCTGCGACGTTTGCTGCGGCGCTGTCTCGAAAAGGATCCCCGGCGGCGACTGAGTTCGATCGGCGATGCCCGTCTGGAGATGGACGATGTCAACGCGAGGGCGGACGAGGCTCCCCCCGCCGCGCCTGCGACGGTGATCGCCGCGCCGGGGTCAGCGTCCAAGGCTCCGTGGATCGTGGCGGCGTTCGCGACCATCGTCGCCGTTGCCGCCGTCGTGCTCTGGGCTCCGTGGCGTCGTGAAGCCGATCCTCCAAAGGCAACGTTCGAAATACGCGTTGATTCTTCGGGCGTCGTCCCGCCGTTGATGCTGGCGCTATCCCCTGATGGCCGCCAGTTGGTGGCGCGCGTCACGGAGGAAGGGATCGGAAAACTGTGGCTGCGCCCAATCGAGCGCGTGAACGGGATGATGTTGCCCGGAACCGAAGGCGGCACACACCCATTCTGGTCGGCCGACGGCCGACACGTCGGGTTCTTCGCCGATGGCAAGCTGAAGAAGGTGGACACGCTCGGTGCTACTCCACAGACCGTGGCTGATGCTGGCGGCGGCCGTGGAGGTACCTGGAATGGTGAAGGGGTCATCCTGTTCGCGCCGGTGGCGAACGGTGGCCTGATACGCATCGCTGCGTCGGGTGGCCCGCAAGCATCGGTGTCGGAGTTGGACCGATCTCGCGGCGAGACGGCTCATCTGTTCCCGCGCTTTCTCCCTGATGGCATTCACTTTCTATACCTGGTCCAAAGCAGCCAGCCGGAGAACACCGGCATCTACGTGGGCTCGCTAAATTCAAAAGACAGGAAATTTCTGGTCGCCGCCACGACCAAGCCGGAGTTTGCCTCGCCGAACCTGCTCCTGTTTCTGCGCGAAAGTACGTTGATGGCGCAGCGGCTCGATCCGATCACATTCGAGATGTCTGGAGACTCATTTCAAGTGGCCGAGGGCGTCGGTTCGGGCCCGTCCACCGGCACGGGTGGCATGACGGTCTCGCAGAATGGCGTGCTTGCCTATCGGAGCGGGGGCACGGGTGGTCGTCAGCTCACCTGGATTGATCGCACCGGAAAAGTTGAGCCAAGCGTCAAGCCGGCAAGCATGTACGAAAATCCCAGACTGTCGCCTGACGGCGCGCGCCTCGCCGTGTTTCGGGCAGAGGGCGGTGGCGATATCTGGATTGATGACCTTGCACGAGGCAGCAGCACCCGCTTCACCTTCGATCCTGCGGCAGACAACGTCCCGGTCTGGTCTCCGGACGGAAAGCGCATCGCCTTTGTCTCGAACCGCGACGGTGGTGTGTTCAACCTCTACGTGAAGGACGCCGGTGGAACCGAGGTCGAGAAGTTGCTCTTGAAGACGCCGTTCAACAAGTTGATCAACGATTGGTCACCGGACGGCCGATATATTCTGTATCAGGAAGACGATCCCGTTACGAAGGCAGACCTCTGGGTGCTGCCCTTGGTCGGAGACGCCAAGCCGGCACGCGTGGTCGCGACTCCATTCAGTGAGTTCGGGGCCTCGTTTTCGCCTGATGGACGCTGGATTGCCTACACGTCGGATGAGAGCGGGCAGGCCCAGGTGTTCGTGCAGAGCTTTCCACTCGCCGGGGGTAAGTGGCAGATTTCATCAACGAGCGGCTACTACCCGCGCTGGCGCTTGGACGGGAAGGAATTGTTCTTCGACAGTGGCGGTACGCTGATGGCAGTGGATCTGACAGGCGCGGTTCCGGGAGGCGCTTTCAGAGCCGGCGTGCCCCAGGTATTGTTTCAGGGCCTGCTGAACTTGCCGCCGCACAATTACGACATCACACCAGACGGGCGCCGCTTTCTCATCGTCTCCACGCCGACGGTGCTGGACGGAACCGCGCCGATCGTGGTCGTGCTGAACTGGATGACGGGGCTGAATAAGCAATGA
- the larC gene encoding nickel pincer cofactor biosynthesis protein LarC has protein sequence MTILYFDCFAGAAGDMILGALVDAGLPFDELKRALGSLAVDGWDVSVDRVIKTGVTATKFRVIESGHVASGDADVASGFSRTSSRTHTHAGVANHTHAHSHPHGHHTLKEIAAAIRRSALSDGGKTRAIAMFGRLAAAEAAIHGLPIDQVHLHEVGAIDSIIDIVGAVFAIEWFKADRVVVSPLNVGGGMVRSAHGVFPVPAPATVALLKDAPVYSSGIQAELLTPTGALILTEYAASFGPVPAMRVTSVGYGAGDRDLPETPNVVRVLVGEDAELHLSAVAPSAKVDAHGTQAHAVVVLECEIDDMNPQIFGHLMDRLYAAGALEVFYSAVQMKKNRPGTLMTIVARPGDRETLCEIVFRESTTIGVRYHEMSRDCLEREMVSVGTAVGPVRFKVARRHGQIVNAQPEFEDLAKLAAERSIPIKEIQALAQKAWLER, from the coding sequence GTGACGATTCTCTACTTCGACTGCTTCGCCGGCGCGGCGGGCGACATGATTCTCGGGGCGCTCGTCGACGCCGGCCTGCCGTTCGACGAGCTGAAGCGCGCGCTCGGCAGCCTGGCGGTTGACGGCTGGGACGTGTCCGTCGACAGGGTCATCAAGACCGGCGTGACCGCCACCAAGTTTCGGGTCATCGAATCGGGCCATGTGGCGTCCGGCGATGCCGATGTGGCGTCCGGCTTTAGCCGGACCTCAAGCCGCACGCATACTCATGCAGGCGTGGCCAACCACACCCACGCCCACTCACACCCGCACGGCCATCACACCCTGAAAGAGATCGCGGCGGCGATTCGCCGGTCGGCGTTGTCGGATGGGGGAAAAACGAGGGCGATCGCCATGTTCGGGCGGTTGGCAGCAGCCGAGGCGGCCATTCACGGCCTGCCGATCGACCAGGTCCACTTGCACGAGGTCGGCGCCATCGATTCGATTATCGACATTGTCGGCGCCGTGTTCGCGATCGAGTGGTTCAAGGCGGATCGGGTCGTCGTGTCCCCCCTGAACGTGGGCGGCGGCATGGTCCGCTCGGCGCACGGCGTCTTTCCCGTGCCGGCGCCGGCGACGGTCGCCCTGCTGAAGGATGCGCCGGTGTACTCGTCGGGCATCCAGGCCGAACTATTGACGCCCACCGGCGCGTTGATCCTGACGGAGTACGCGGCGAGCTTTGGTCCGGTGCCGGCCATGCGGGTGACGAGCGTGGGTTACGGTGCTGGCGACCGGGATCTGCCGGAGACACCGAACGTGGTTCGGGTCCTGGTAGGCGAGGATGCCGAGCTCCACTTGTCCGCCGTAGCGCCGAGTGCGAAGGTGGACGCGCACGGCACCCAGGCGCATGCCGTCGTCGTCCTCGAGTGCGAGATTGACGACATGAACCCGCAAATCTTTGGCCACCTGATGGACCGGCTGTACGCCGCCGGCGCGCTGGAAGTGTTCTACTCGGCGGTGCAAATGAAAAAGAACCGCCCGGGCACGCTGATGACGATCGTGGCCCGGCCCGGCGACCGTGAGACGCTCTGCGAGATCGTCTTCCGCGAGTCGACCACCATTGGCGTGCGCTACCACGAGATGTCTCGTGATTGCCTGGAACGCGAGATGGTGAGCGTCGGCACGGCAGTCGGGCCGGTGCGATTCAAGGTGGCGCGCCGCCACGGCCAGATCGTGAACGCGCAACCCGAGTTCGAGGACTTGGCGAAACTGGCGGCCGAGCGGAGCATCCCAATCAAGGAGATTCAAGCGTTGGCGCAGAAGGCATGGCTGGAGCGATGA
- the metG gene encoding methionine--tRNA ligase, whose amino-acid sequence MKYFLTTAIDFVNSRPHLGTAYEKVTADIIARYRRLAGFDTHFLMGNDEHSQNVYRKAIEQGKDPLAYCDEMEGVFREVWQRLDVSFDDFIRTSDKKRHFPAVQKMAQACLDNGDIYEGAYEGFYCVGCEAFKQEKDLVDGNCPIHNTKPQWIKEKNWFFRLSKYQQPLLKHYQEHPSFIEPDIRRNEILRLVEGGLDDISMTRAGQSWGIPVPFDPSSVVYVWFDALINYAAAVGYGWDEERFKEWWPASLHVVGKDITRFHCVIWPAMLMSAGVALPKQVFGHGWVYFKGERMSKTMGNIVDPLDAASRFGPDPLRLYLAKEIPYGGDGDFTWERFEEKYNADLANNLGNLVNRVASMTERYQQGAIRAAGGGPLAAIAAENVAAYKAAMDVHALHDGAAAAFRLVSAANNYIAETQPWALAKDPGQADRLNGVLADTAEAVRIAAVLLSPVMPASATEILRRLGDSAPASDRRLDKDTAWRASGEKQVLNAGALWPRIEADKGVNVTEENKAGQAGQAGEAGQAGQAGQAGEAGQAIAATPATQPAQPAQPAQPVPPAPPAPPALITIDDFMKIQLKVAKVLEAERMPKSQKLLKLTVDAGEAEPRTILAGIAESYEPEAMVGKTVVIVANLAPRKMMGLESNGMVLAASPDGGAAIVLNVEPATPGTRVR is encoded by the coding sequence ATGAAGTATTTTCTGACGACCGCAATCGACTTTGTGAACAGCCGGCCGCATTTGGGCACGGCCTACGAGAAGGTCACGGCCGACATCATCGCGCGCTACCGGCGGCTGGCCGGGTTCGACACTCATTTCCTGATGGGCAACGACGAGCACTCGCAGAACGTCTACCGCAAGGCGATCGAGCAGGGGAAGGACCCGCTCGCGTACTGCGACGAGATGGAAGGCGTGTTCCGCGAGGTGTGGCAGCGCCTCGACGTGTCGTTCGACGACTTCATTCGCACCAGCGACAAGAAGCGCCACTTTCCGGCCGTGCAGAAGATGGCGCAGGCATGTCTCGATAACGGCGACATTTACGAAGGCGCGTACGAGGGCTTCTACTGCGTCGGCTGCGAGGCCTTCAAGCAGGAGAAGGACCTGGTGGACGGCAACTGTCCGATCCACAACACGAAACCGCAGTGGATCAAGGAGAAGAACTGGTTCTTCCGCCTGTCGAAATACCAGCAGCCGCTGCTGAAGCACTACCAGGAGCATCCCAGCTTCATCGAGCCCGACATTCGCCGCAACGAGATCCTGCGGCTGGTCGAAGGCGGCCTCGACGACATCTCGATGACCCGCGCCGGTCAATCGTGGGGCATTCCGGTGCCGTTCGATCCATCCAGCGTGGTCTACGTCTGGTTCGACGCGCTGATTAACTACGCCGCGGCGGTGGGCTACGGATGGGACGAGGAGCGGTTCAAGGAATGGTGGCCGGCCAGCCTGCACGTGGTGGGCAAGGACATCACGCGCTTCCACTGCGTGATCTGGCCGGCGATGCTGATGAGCGCCGGCGTCGCGCTGCCGAAGCAGGTGTTCGGCCACGGCTGGGTCTACTTCAAGGGCGAGCGCATGAGCAAGACGATGGGGAACATCGTCGATCCGCTGGATGCGGCGTCGCGTTTCGGCCCCGATCCGCTGCGGTTGTATCTCGCCAAGGAGATCCCGTACGGCGGTGATGGCGACTTCACCTGGGAGCGGTTCGAGGAGAAGTACAACGCCGACCTCGCCAACAACCTGGGCAACCTGGTGAACCGCGTCGCGTCGATGACGGAACGCTACCAGCAGGGGGCGATCCGGGCGGCCGGCGGCGGCCCACTGGCCGCCATCGCGGCCGAGAACGTGGCTGCCTATAAAGCCGCGATGGACGTGCATGCGCTGCACGACGGCGCCGCGGCGGCGTTCCGGTTGGTCAGCGCCGCCAACAACTACATTGCCGAGACACAACCGTGGGCGCTGGCGAAGGACCCGGGCCAGGCCGACCGCCTGAACGGCGTGCTCGCCGATACCGCTGAAGCGGTGCGCATTGCCGCAGTGCTGTTGTCACCGGTGATGCCGGCGTCGGCGACCGAGATCCTCCGCCGCCTCGGCGATTCTGCGCCGGCCTCCGACCGCCGGCTCGACAAAGACACCGCCTGGCGCGCGTCAGGTGAGAAGCAGGTTCTGAACGCGGGCGCCCTGTGGCCCCGCATTGAAGCAGACAAGGGAGTGAATGTGACGGAAGAGAATAAGGCGGGTCAGGCTGGTCAGGCGGGTGAGGCTGGTCAGGCTGGTCAGGCTGGTCAGGCGGGTGAGGCCGGTCAGGCAATTGCTGCGACCCCGGCAACCCAACCTGCCCAACCCGCCCAACCCGCCCAACCTGTCCCACCAGCCCCACCAGCCCCACCCGCCCTGATCACGATCGACGACTTCATGAAGATTCAGCTGAAGGTCGCGAAAGTCCTCGAAGCGGAGCGGATGCCCAAGTCGCAAAAGTTGCTGAAGCTGACGGTGGACGCGGGCGAGGCCGAGCCTCGCACGATTCTCGCCGGCATTGCCGAGTCGTACGAGCCCGAAGCCATGGTCGGCAAGACGGTCGTCATCGTGGCCAACCTCGCGCCCCGCAAGATGATGGGCCTCGAGTCGAACGGCATGGTGCTGGCCGCCAGCCCCGACGGCGGCGCCGCCATCGTGCTGAACGTCGAACCCGCGACACCGGGCACCCGGGTGAGGTAG
- the ttcA gene encoding tRNA 2-thiocytidine(32) synthetase TtcA, with product MAYRSPLETRLAKKTTKAITDFNLVEDGDRVMVGLSGGKDSWALIQILDELRKRAPINFSLVAVNVDSGYEGYQHQQVGEACRGRGWEFYSEHTNIGAVIDDKLDSDETPCSLCARLRRGVLYRMAKQTGATKIALGHHLDDFVETALLNLFFAGALKAMPARLTSDNGAHVVIRPLVYVTEAEARAYCKERELPIIGCCCPACGDLSLQRQRVKRLIAELEREHPAVKNSMIKALANVMPRWLLDRRLNPPGEVPQAIATQLEEFDDVPADVPLIPLMLSRPTVPVKP from the coding sequence ATGGCATATCGTTCGCCCCTTGAAACGCGCCTCGCCAAGAAGACCACCAAGGCGATCACCGACTTCAACCTGGTTGAAGACGGCGACCGCGTCATGGTCGGTTTGTCGGGCGGCAAGGACAGCTGGGCATTGATCCAGATCCTGGACGAGCTGCGAAAGCGCGCCCCGATCAACTTCTCACTGGTCGCTGTTAACGTCGATTCGGGGTACGAGGGTTACCAGCACCAGCAGGTTGGCGAGGCGTGCCGCGGGCGCGGCTGGGAGTTCTACAGCGAGCACACCAACATTGGCGCCGTCATCGACGACAAGCTCGACAGCGACGAGACGCCCTGCTCGCTGTGCGCGCGGCTGCGCCGTGGCGTCTTGTACCGCATGGCGAAGCAGACCGGCGCCACCAAGATCGCCCTGGGCCACCACCTGGACGATTTCGTCGAAACCGCGTTGTTGAACCTGTTCTTCGCCGGTGCCCTCAAGGCCATGCCGGCGCGGCTGACCTCCGACAACGGCGCCCACGTCGTGATTCGTCCGCTCGTCTACGTCACCGAGGCCGAGGCGCGCGCCTACTGCAAGGAGCGCGAGTTGCCGATCATTGGCTGCTGCTGCCCGGCGTGCGGCGACCTCAGTCTGCAGCGGCAACGGGTCAAGCGGCTGATCGCGGAGCTCGAACGCGAACATCCGGCCGTGAAGAACTCGATGATCAAGGCGCTGGCGAACGTCATGCCGCGCTGGCTGCTCGATCGGCGTCTCAATCCGCCAGGTGAGGTGCCCCAGGCCATCGCCACCCAGCTCGAGGAGTTCGACGATGTGCCGGCCGATGTGCCGCTGATCCCGTTGATGCTGTCCCGGCCCACCGTTCCCGTCAAACCGTGA
- the dtd gene encoding D-aminoacyl-tRNA deacylase: MRAVVQRVTSASVTVAERVIGEIGQGLLVLLGVEQGDGPTDLQYIASKVRDLRIFADEDGKMNRSVLDLQGGVLVVSQFTLSGDARNGRRPSFASAAPPQIARALYEEVVRELSASGLRVATGEFQAMMQVSLVNDGPVTILLDSRKTF, encoded by the coding sequence GTGAGAGCTGTCGTTCAGCGCGTGACCTCGGCGAGCGTGACCGTTGCCGAGCGGGTCATTGGCGAGATCGGCCAGGGCCTGCTCGTGCTGCTGGGGGTTGAGCAAGGCGACGGTCCAACCGATCTGCAGTACATCGCGTCAAAAGTTCGTGACCTGCGCATCTTCGCGGACGAAGACGGCAAGATGAACCGATCGGTGCTCGACCTCCAGGGCGGCGTGCTCGTGGTGTCGCAGTTCACGCTCTCGGGCGACGCCCGTAACGGCCGGCGTCCATCGTTCGCCTCGGCAGCTCCGCCGCAGATTGCCCGCGCGCTCTACGAAGAGGTCGTGCGAGAATTGTCGGCGAGTGGCCTGCGCGTCGCCACTGGAGAGTTCCAGGCCATGATGCAGGTGTCGCTGGTCAATGACGGTCCCGTGACTATTCTTCTCGACAGCAGGAAAACGTTCTAA
- a CDS encoding glycosyltransferase family 4 protein, translated as MATIAVVTSSPPFAEGGHLVMARELVRALKEEGHEAGLIVTPQNRFGQQASAYLAAWCTDVQMAHEEQKVDQVISLRFPGFAVQHPKHVLWLNHRMREYYDLWGQFSSHLSWKGRIKERTRRAIIHRVDQHLFARMQRRFVISGTVQTRLRQFGGISSDVLYPPPPKRDYRHDTYGDYLFGVSRLSPLKRFDLVLRALAEPMAAGIKCVIAGEGAELAALMKLRSHLELEHRVQFVGRLDEAGLVHHLARCRGVVFPPFNEDYGFVTVEAYMCGKPVITCTDSGGPAELVRDGETGYVTAPTPEALAAAMRRVMDDRNLAARMGEAGLDVAKQMTWSGAIQKLLL; from the coding sequence GTGGCGACGATTGCGGTCGTGACGTCGAGCCCGCCGTTTGCCGAGGGCGGGCACCTGGTGATGGCGCGCGAGCTGGTGCGCGCGCTGAAGGAGGAGGGCCACGAAGCGGGCCTGATCGTCACGCCGCAGAACCGGTTCGGGCAGCAGGCGAGCGCCTACCTGGCCGCGTGGTGCACCGACGTGCAGATGGCGCACGAGGAGCAGAAGGTCGACCAGGTCATCAGCCTGCGGTTCCCCGGGTTCGCGGTGCAGCATCCGAAGCACGTGCTGTGGCTCAACCACCGCATGCGCGAGTACTACGATCTGTGGGGGCAGTTCAGCTCGCACTTGTCGTGGAAAGGCCGGATCAAAGAGCGCACCCGGCGCGCCATCATCCACCGGGTCGACCAACACCTGTTTGCCCGGATGCAACGGCGGTTTGTGATTTCGGGCACGGTGCAGACGCGGCTGCGGCAGTTTGGCGGTATTTCGTCGGACGTGCTGTATCCTCCGCCGCCCAAGCGCGACTACCGTCATGACACCTATGGGGACTACCTGTTCGGCGTGTCGCGGCTGTCGCCGCTCAAGCGCTTTGACCTGGTCTTGCGCGCGCTGGCTGAACCCATGGCGGCCGGCATCAAGTGCGTGATTGCCGGCGAAGGCGCCGAGCTTGCCGCCTTGATGAAGCTGCGCAGCCATCTCGAGCTCGAGCATCGCGTCCAGTTCGTGGGGCGGCTGGATGAAGCCGGTCTCGTGCACCACCTGGCGCGCTGCCGCGGCGTGGTGTTCCCGCCGTTCAACGAAGACTACGGCTTCGTCACGGTCGAGGCCTACATGTGCGGCAAGCCGGTGATCACCTGCACCGATAGCGGGGGGCCGGCCGAGCTCGTTCGTGACGGCGAGACCGGTTACGTCACCGCACCGACGCCCGAAGCGCTCGCGGCCGCGATGCGCCGCGTAATGGACGACCGCAACCTCGCCGCGCGGATGGGCGAGGCCGGGCTGGACGTGGCGAAGCAGATGACGTGGTCGGGAGCGATTCAGAAGCTGTTGCTGTAG
- the radC gene encoding DNA repair protein RadC, whose product MSDEYTTASPRRRRAIAAERASISYHDGSATMASVPVEDRPREKLARAGADALGDNELLALVIGSGTRSRGALAVAQDVIAMADGLSSLARLGMDDLERVPGIGASRAARVLAAVELGRRTLTRDSPDRPRFLTIKEAAHYLMPRFGGYVVERVGVMLLDQKHRLIRTAVVSTGTLDGTVAEPRDIYRLAVAASAASVVVFHNHPSGDPSPSTFDRLLTRRLAVAGDMLGIELADHIILGDGTYFSFKEESKR is encoded by the coding sequence ATGTCCGACGAGTATACGACAGCGTCGCCGCGCCGCCGCCGCGCGATCGCGGCAGAACGCGCCTCAATCAGCTACCATGATGGGTCGGCCACGATGGCGAGCGTCCCGGTGGAGGACCGTCCGCGGGAGAAGCTGGCACGGGCGGGCGCCGACGCGCTCGGCGACAACGAGTTGCTGGCGCTGGTGATTGGTTCCGGCACGCGGTCGCGAGGGGCCTTGGCGGTGGCGCAGGATGTGATCGCGATGGCCGACGGCCTGTCCAGCCTGGCCCGGCTCGGGATGGACGACCTGGAACGGGTCCCGGGGATCGGCGCCTCGCGAGCGGCGCGGGTGTTGGCGGCGGTCGAACTGGGCCGGCGCACGTTGACCCGCGACAGCCCCGATCGGCCGCGGTTCCTGACGATCAAGGAGGCCGCGCACTACCTGATGCCGCGGTTTGGCGGCTACGTGGTGGAACGGGTGGGCGTGATGCTGCTGGATCAGAAGCATCGGTTGATTCGGACCGCGGTGGTGTCAACCGGCACGCTCGATGGGACCGTGGCGGAACCGCGGGATATCTACCGGCTGGCCGTCGCCGCGTCGGCGGCGAGCGTGGTGGTATTTCACAACCACCCGTCGGGCGACCCGTCGCCGAGCACGTTTGACCGGCTGTTGACGCGCCGCCTGGCCGTGGCCGGCGACATGCTGGGGATCGAGTTGGCCGACCACATCATTCTGGGCGACGGGACGTACTTCAGCTTCAAGGAAGAATCTAAACGGTGA